Proteins from one Candidatus Saccharimonadales bacterium genomic window:
- a CDS encoding ATP-dependent Clp protease proteolytic subunit, giving the protein MSKPSNYLVPTVIEKSSDGERAFDIYSRLLKERIIFLGEDVNEHTANIVVAQLIHLAYDDPKKDIKLYINSPGGSVYDGMAIYDTIQYIAPDVQTIGIGLQASMGAFLLSSGAKGKRFALPNSRIMIHQPSSGTQGKVTDQEITLRESIYLKKRLNEILAKNTGQKLSKIEKDVERDYWMSSEEAKAYGLIDDVITKA; this is encoded by the coding sequence ATGAGCAAACCAAGCAATTATCTAGTTCCAACAGTTATTGAAAAATCATCAGACGGTGAGCGTGCGTTTGACATCTACAGCCGCCTCTTAAAAGAACGTATTATTTTTCTTGGTGAAGATGTAAATGAGCACACTGCTAACATTGTTGTCGCTCAGTTAATTCATCTTGCCTACGATGATCCGAAAAAAGACATCAAGCTATATATTAATAGTCCTGGTGGTAGTGTCTATGATGGTATGGCAATCTACGATACGATTCAATATATTGCGCCTGATGTTCAGACAATTGGAATCGGTCTACAGGCGAGTATGGGAGCATTCCTCCTAAGTAGTGGAGCGAAGGGTAAACGGTTTGCATTACCAAATAGTCGCATTATGATTCACCAACCATCAAGTGGTACTCAGGGTAAGGTCACTGACCAGGAGATTACGCTTCGTGAAAGTATTTATCTTAAGAAGCGACTCAATGAAATTCTTGCAAAAAATACTGGTCAGAAACTGTCTAAAATTGAAAAAGATGTTGAGCGTGACTACTGGATGAGTAGCGAAGAGGCAAAAGCATACGGTCTTATTGATGACGTCATTACTAAAGCATAG
- a CDS encoding DNA-directed RNA polymerase subunit beta encodes MAKPTPSSAKRVFFTKDDTALPLPNLIAHQKDSWREFVETGLSEIFAELNPIEDYTGQKLELRFKQYAFQDPKTGEQDAKENNLTFDAPLHATVELTNKVTGEVKEQEIYLGDYPWMTDRGTFVINGTERVVVSQLIRSAGIFFTADAVVGRNNYGAKLIPGRGAWLEFETASNGTIYVKIDRRRKLPVTTLLRALGYNKTSEIKALFADTDTGDVKYIDATLEKDAARGANEALIEVYRRLRPGDLATVDNARTMIERMFFDFKRFDYSRVGRYKLNQRLGIDVPNTTENRVFQMTDLVAIIREIIRLNNTQDLPDDIDALSNRRVKLVGELVARQFRVGMLRMQRNAMDRMSMSDIENVTPGQLINARPVVAAVREFFASSQLSQLLDETNPLAELAHKRRLSSMGPGGLSRERAGFDVRDAHPTHYGRLCSVETPEGANIGLVLNLATYARVNEYGFIETPYLKVKNGKVSDEVVYLDASQEAVEVIADAGAELTDDNKFVAERVSARNGPLPEQVDVSEVTYMDAAHKQILGSTASLVPFVEKNRVDRSLMAASMQKQAVPLLDPESPVVGTGIEAELAKNTSQLVVAEGDGEVVRADGDEIHVKYKDGVKAYELVHFAKSNDDRSINQKVRVTRGQKVKAGDILIEGASVANGELALGRDLTVAFMPWNGYNMDDAIVLSDRIVKEDALTSINIKDYTVEVRETKLGPEIVTRDIPNVNEESLRHLDENGIVQIGSEVKSGDVLVGKITPKGEQELSSEERLLRAIFGEKAKDVRDTSQRMNNAGGGKVVGVKIFSRENGHELKAGVLMQIQIFVAQLRKISVGDKLAGRHGNKGVVARILPVEDMPFMEDGTAVDVVLNPLGIPSRMNMGQLFETHLGMAARALGYKVATPPFNGVPNETIGDELEKAGFARDGKSQLFDGRTGEAFEERTTVGVMHMLKLHHMVSDKIHARSTGPYTMVTQQPLGGKAQNGGQRFGEMEVWALEAYGAATTLQEMLTIKSDDVYGRAKAYESIIKNEPIVGPKLPESFNVLVKELQGLGLRVDLLDESEDAVIDAEQVIAASGPADKTVPVVLDDDVETIMDEADAEMDDLEEGISIQDIDEIEEIKEEA; translated from the coding sequence ATGGCAAAACCAACGCCTAGTAGCGCTAAGCGTGTTTTCTTTACAAAAGACGACACAGCTTTACCGTTACCGAACCTTATTGCGCATCAGAAAGACAGCTGGCGAGAATTCGTCGAAACTGGTCTGAGCGAAATTTTTGCGGAACTTAACCCAATCGAGGACTATACTGGTCAAAAACTCGAGCTAAGATTTAAACAGTACGCATTCCAGGATCCAAAAACAGGCGAACAGGATGCCAAAGAAAACAACCTCACATTTGACGCTCCGCTACATGCGACAGTTGAACTAACAAATAAAGTTACAGGTGAAGTCAAAGAACAAGAAATCTATCTTGGTGATTACCCATGGATGACTGATCGTGGAACATTTGTAATTAACGGTACTGAACGTGTCGTTGTTTCACAACTTATCCGTAGCGCCGGTATCTTCTTTACTGCAGATGCAGTTGTTGGCCGAAACAACTACGGTGCAAAACTAATTCCTGGCCGTGGTGCATGGCTTGAGTTTGAAACAGCCAGTAATGGTACGATCTATGTAAAGATTGATCGCCGCCGCAAGCTACCTGTGACGACACTTCTGCGCGCGCTTGGTTACAATAAAACAAGTGAAATCAAAGCTCTCTTTGCAGACACAGACACTGGCGATGTTAAATATATCGATGCTACTCTCGAAAAAGATGCTGCTCGTGGTGCCAACGAAGCATTAATCGAAGTCTACCGCCGCCTCCGACCAGGCGACCTTGCCACTGTAGATAACGCTCGAACAATGATTGAGCGTATGTTCTTTGATTTCAAACGATTTGACTACTCTCGTGTTGGTCGTTACAAATTGAATCAACGTCTTGGTATTGATGTACCAAACACGACTGAAAACCGCGTGTTCCAAATGACTGATCTCGTCGCTATTATCCGTGAGATTATCCGTCTTAATAATACTCAGGATCTCCCTGACGATATTGATGCACTATCAAACCGCCGTGTGAAATTAGTCGGTGAACTAGTTGCACGCCAATTCCGTGTTGGTATGCTTCGTATGCAGCGTAACGCCATGGACCGTATGTCTATGTCTGACATCGAAAACGTAACACCTGGACAACTAATTAACGCTCGTCCTGTTGTGGCTGCTGTTCGCGAATTCTTTGCTAGCTCACAATTGTCACAGCTCCTTGATGAGACAAACCCACTTGCAGAGCTCGCTCACAAGCGCCGTCTTTCATCAATGGGACCTGGTGGATTGTCACGCGAACGTGCTGGATTTGATGTGCGCGACGCACATCCTACTCACTACGGACGACTATGTTCTGTAGAGACTCCAGAAGGTGCAAACATTGGGCTTGTGCTTAACCTTGCAACATATGCTCGTGTGAATGAATATGGTTTTATTGAAACTCCATATCTAAAAGTCAAAAATGGTAAAGTGAGCGACGAAGTTGTTTATCTTGATGCATCACAAGAAGCTGTTGAAGTTATTGCAGATGCTGGTGCTGAACTTACGGATGACAATAAATTCGTCGCAGAACGCGTTAGTGCACGTAATGGACCACTTCCTGAGCAAGTGGACGTATCAGAAGTCACATACATGGACGCAGCTCATAAGCAAATCCTTGGATCAACTGCGAGCCTAGTGCCTTTTGTTGAGAAAAACCGTGTCGACCGTAGCTTGATGGCTGCAAGCATGCAGAAGCAAGCCGTTCCACTGCTCGATCCTGAGTCACCAGTTGTTGGTACGGGTATTGAGGCTGAACTTGCTAAAAATACGAGTCAATTAGTCGTTGCAGAAGGCGATGGTGAAGTTGTTCGTGCTGATGGCGATGAAATCCATGTTAAGTACAAAGATGGTGTTAAAGCCTACGAACTCGTACACTTTGCAAAGTCGAACGATGATCGCTCGATTAACCAAAAAGTTCGCGTAACTCGTGGCCAAAAAGTAAAAGCAGGCGATATCCTTATTGAAGGAGCTTCAGTTGCTAACGGAGAACTTGCACTTGGACGTGACCTTACTGTGGCCTTTATGCCATGGAACGGATATAACATGGACGACGCGATCGTTCTTTCTGATCGTATCGTTAAAGAAGATGCACTTACGAGTATCAACATTAAAGATTACACTGTTGAAGTTCGTGAGACAAAACTAGGTCCAGAAATTGTTACTCGTGACATTCCAAATGTAAACGAAGAATCACTTCGTCACCTTGATGAAAATGGTATCGTGCAAATTGGTTCTGAAGTAAAATCTGGTGACGTTCTCGTTGGTAAGATTACACCTAAGGGTGAGCAAGAACTAAGCTCAGAAGAGCGCCTACTCCGTGCTATCTTTGGTGAGAAAGCTAAAGATGTTCGTGATACATCACAGCGAATGAACAATGCTGGTGGTGGTAAAGTTGTCGGTGTTAAGATCTTCTCACGTGAGAATGGTCATGAGCTAAAAGCCGGTGTTTTGATGCAAATTCAAATCTTTGTTGCTCAACTTCGTAAAATTAGCGTCGGTGACAAGCTTGCTGGTCGCCACGGTAACAAGGGTGTTGTCGCAAGAATCCTTCCAGTCGAGGATATGCCATTCATGGAAGACGGAACAGCTGTTGATGTTGTCCTAAACCCACTCGGTATTCCTTCTCGTATGAATATGGGTCAGTTGTTTGAAACTCACCTTGGTATGGCTGCACGTGCACTTGGCTACAAAGTAGCAACACCTCCGTTTAATGGTGTTCCAAATGAAACAATTGGTGACGAACTTGAGAAAGCTGGTTTTGCCCGAGATGGTAAATCACAACTATTCGATGGTCGTACTGGTGAAGCATTTGAAGAGCGCACAACAGTCGGTGTCATGCACATGCTTAAACTGCATCATATGGTAAGTGACAAGATTCACGCACGTTCAACTGGGCCATACACAATGGTTACTCAGCAGCCGCTTGGTGGTAAAGCACAAAACGGTGGACAGCGATTTGGTGAAATGGAAGTCTGGGCACTTGAGGCCTATGGTGCTGCAACAACGTTGCAGGAAATGCTTACTATTAAGTCAGACGATGTCTATGGTCGTGCTAAAGCATATGAATCAATTATCAAAAATGAACCAATCGTTGGTCCAAAACTACCTGAATCATTCAACGTTCTTGTAAAAGAGCTCCAGGGACTTGGTCTTCGTGTTGATCTTCTTGATGAGTCAGAGGACGCAGTCATTGATGCCGAGCAAGTCATTGCCGCATCAGGCCCAGCCGATAAAACTGTTCCAGTTGTACTTGATGATGATGTTGAAACAATCATGGACGAAGCAGACGCTGAAATGGACGACCTTGAAGAGGGAATTAGTATTCAGGATATTGATGAAATAGAAGAAATTAAGGAGGAGGCGTAA
- the rpoC gene encoding DNA-directed RNA polymerase subunit beta', which yields MSRVIANNGIADFDAVRLAVASPEDILKWSNGEVTKPETINYRTQKPERDGLFCERIFGPVKDINPHDNKLKGVRSREAAIDKNGELVTKSIVRRERMAHISLAAPVAHIWFMRGTPSAMSLLLGITVRNLERIAYFATYVILKSNTEKRDQFLADLEAETEAGRMAIKMRYEKEADVDGADIKELAQAQSREVEELNDSYTVKKAQLDSLIKGALMNETDYRNLPEEYEELVEVGMGGTALKALLDEIELPQLIAQLSEEVAGAKGQREKKLLKRLKVLEGMLAAGIKPNSLTLTVLPVIPPDLRPMVQLTGGRFATSDLNDLYRRVINRNNRLKKLIDLNAPEVICRNEMRMLQEAVDALVDNSSARGGRAVNATGGRRRLKSISDMLKGKQGRFRQNLLGKRVDYSGRSVIVVGPKLKINQCGLPKQMALELFKPFVISWLIRGEHAHNIRSATRLIESGDALVWDALDAVIEGKYVLLNRAPSLHRLSIQAFMPKLVEGKAIQLHPLVANGFNADYDGDQMAVHLPLSDDAQREARELMTATRNLLKPADGAPVLSIGQDVVLGNYYITYEKPSAQTAAVKAYSSVYEAEMAYDQGVLQLQSPIRVHTRGEIRNTTLGRVFFNEILPKDFPYDNGVQNKKQLKKVLAQIFNMYDAETTAQTADRMKGLAFRFATIAAVSTGMDDYISFDETAEFIAEGDAKTTLISEQFDEGLITEEERYSLTVGAWRGVDRQITEFLQQQMKNMDTSISVMVNSGARGDISNIKLASAMVGIMVDATNREIELPIRSSYKKGLSSLESFVATRGARKGLIDTALKTADSGYLTRRLVDVSQDVFTVADQPDSDDGFAIQRSESELTMIDFGNRLFGRYTAEAVGDYIKKDELITREIADAIHNDASITEVKIQSVLSTKNLRGIPTKSYGIDMATGHLVAAAQPVGVIAAQSVGEPGTQLTLRTFHAGGVAGGDITQGLPRVEELFEARSPKGQAFMTELAGTVDVWEDGKKYIVQVTPSVGHVERIPLGGRTVTVKAGSNVKVGDVLATGESESKPLVAPFDGVVEVAENTLVLAANAGAPVRYEVPGTTQLVVKANDQVEAGDRLTIGSLNLHDLMRLKGTEATQRYIINEVLRIYAAQGQDVADKHLEIIVRQMFSRVQIEDPGDSAFVTGDIVSKASVVEANAKLVEEGMTELVGYTQLLLGITKVSIWSDSWLSAASFQDTTRVLINAAVSGRADRLHGLKENVIIGRKIPVGTGARDLVENEVSEEDIANDFELAA from the coding sequence ATGAGTCGCGTTATCGCCAACAACGGAATTGCCGACTTTGATGCAGTCCGACTTGCAGTTGCAAGTCCAGAGGACATCCTCAAATGGAGCAATGGTGAAGTCACAAAGCCTGAGACGATTAACTATCGTACTCAGAAGCCAGAACGAGATGGCTTGTTCTGCGAAAGAATCTTTGGCCCAGTCAAAGACATTAACCCACACGACAATAAACTAAAGGGTGTTCGTTCACGCGAAGCTGCGATTGATAAGAATGGTGAGCTTGTCACTAAATCAATCGTGCGACGTGAACGCATGGCTCATATCAGCCTTGCCGCACCTGTTGCGCACATTTGGTTCATGCGCGGTACACCGAGTGCCATGTCACTACTACTTGGTATTACTGTCCGCAACCTTGAACGCATTGCATACTTTGCAACATACGTTATCTTGAAATCGAACACTGAAAAACGTGATCAGTTCCTTGCTGACCTTGAAGCTGAAACTGAAGCTGGCCGCATGGCAATTAAAATGCGTTATGAAAAAGAAGCCGACGTTGACGGTGCTGATATTAAAGAACTTGCACAGGCACAGTCACGTGAAGTTGAAGAACTTAATGACAGTTACACTGTGAAAAAAGCACAGCTTGATAGCCTCATTAAAGGCGCTCTTATGAACGAAACTGATTATCGTAATCTTCCTGAAGAATACGAAGAACTAGTTGAAGTTGGTATGGGTGGTACTGCACTTAAAGCTCTTCTTGATGAAATTGAACTACCGCAGCTCATCGCTCAGTTATCTGAAGAAGTTGCCGGCGCAAAAGGTCAACGAGAGAAGAAACTTCTTAAGCGCCTTAAGGTTCTTGAGGGTATGCTTGCAGCTGGTATCAAACCAAACAGTCTTACGCTAACAGTTCTACCAGTTATTCCACCGGACCTTCGTCCAATGGTGCAGCTAACAGGTGGCCGTTTTGCGACATCAGACTTAAATGATCTTTACCGACGTGTTATTAACCGTAACAACCGTCTAAAGAAACTCATAGACCTTAATGCACCTGAAGTTATCTGTCGAAATGAAATGCGTATGCTTCAAGAAGCAGTTGACGCACTTGTCGATAACAGTTCTGCTCGTGGTGGCCGCGCAGTGAATGCAACAGGTGGTCGCCGCCGCTTGAAATCAATCAGTGATATGTTAAAGGGTAAACAGGGACGATTCCGCCAGAACCTTCTTGGTAAACGTGTGGATTACTCTGGACGTTCAGTTATTGTTGTTGGTCCAAAGCTTAAAATTAACCAATGTGGTCTGCCGAAGCAGATGGCTCTTGAATTATTCAAGCCATTCGTTATTAGCTGGTTGATTCGTGGCGAGCACGCACACAACATTCGTAGCGCGACTCGTTTAATTGAATCAGGTGATGCACTCGTATGGGACGCACTTGATGCTGTGATTGAGGGCAAGTACGTTCTTTTGAACCGTGCACCATCACTTCACCGTCTATCAATTCAAGCATTCATGCCAAAACTAGTCGAAGGTAAAGCGATTCAGCTACACCCACTCGTTGCAAACGGATTTAATGCCGATTACGACGGTGACCAAATGGCTGTTCACTTGCCACTGTCAGATGACGCTCAGCGTGAAGCTCGCGAGCTCATGACAGCAACAAGAAACCTTCTAAAGCCTGCGGACGGTGCTCCAGTTCTAAGTATTGGACAGGATGTTGTTCTTGGTAACTATTACATTACATATGAAAAACCTAGTGCACAAACTGCTGCAGTTAAAGCATATAGCTCTGTTTATGAAGCTGAAATGGCATACGATCAAGGTGTTTTGCAACTTCAAAGCCCAATTCGTGTCCATACACGAGGTGAAATCCGTAATACAACTCTTGGTCGTGTTTTCTTCAATGAAATTCTACCAAAAGATTTCCCATACGATAACGGTGTTCAGAATAAGAAACAGTTGAAAAAAGTGCTTGCACAGATTTTCAACATGTACGATGCTGAAACGACCGCTCAGACTGCAGACCGTATGAAAGGTCTTGCCTTCCGATTTGCAACAATCGCCGCAGTTTCAACAGGTATGGATGACTACATCAGCTTCGACGAGACTGCAGAGTTTATCGCTGAAGGTGATGCTAAGACGACACTTATATCTGAGCAATTCGACGAAGGTCTTATTACAGAGGAAGAACGATACAGCCTTACTGTTGGCGCATGGCGTGGTGTTGACCGTCAGATTACTGAATTCCTACAACAACAAATGAAGAACATGGATACGAGTATTAGTGTCATGGTCAACTCTGGTGCGCGTGGTGATATTAGTAACATTAAGCTTGCTAGTGCCATGGTCGGTATCATGGTGGATGCAACAAACCGTGAAATCGAACTTCCTATTCGATCAAGCTATAAAAAAGGACTAAGCTCACTTGAATCATTCGTGGCAACACGTGGTGCTCGTAAGGGTCTGATCGATACAGCGCTTAAGACAGCTGACTCAGGTTACCTGACTCGTCGTCTTGTTGATGTGTCACAGGACGTGTTCACTGTTGCTGATCAACCTGATAGTGATGATGGTTTTGCTATCCAACGTTCAGAGTCAGAACTCACTATGATCGACTTCGGTAACCGTCTCTTTGGTCGTTACACTGCAGAAGCTGTCGGAGACTATATTAAGAAAGACGAGCTGATCACACGTGAAATCGCAGATGCAATTCACAATGATGCAAGCATTACTGAAGTAAAAATTCAATCAGTTCTATCAACCAAGAACCTACGCGGTATTCCAACAAAGAGTTACGGTATCGATATGGCAACAGGCCACCTCGTTGCTGCTGCTCAACCTGTTGGTGTTATTGCTGCACAATCTGTCGGTGAGCCTGGTACACAGCTTACGCTTCGTACCTTCCATGCCGGTGGTGTTGCTGGTGGTGACATTACGCAAGGTCTTCCTCGTGTTGAAGAGTTGTTTGAAGCCCGCTCACCAAAAGGTCAAGCGTTTATGACTGAACTTGCAGGAACAGTAGATGTTTGGGAAGATGGCAAAAAATATATTGTCCAAGTCACTCCATCTGTTGGTCACGTCGAACGTATCCCACTTGGTGGCCGTACGGTGACTGTTAAAGCCGGTAGCAACGTCAAGGTTGGTGATGTGCTTGCAACTGGTGAAAGCGAAAGCAAGCCACTTGTTGCACCATTCGACGGAGTCGTTGAAGTTGCGGAAAATACATTAGTTCTCGCTGCTAACGCTGGCGCGCCTGTTCGTTACGAAGTGCCAGGCACAACTCAGCTTGTTGTTAAAGCTAACGACCAAGTTGAAGCAGGTGATCGTCTAACGATAGGTTCGCTCAACCTACACGACCTCATGCGTCTTAAAGGAACTGAGGCAACTCAGCGCTATATCATCAACGAAGTGCTTCGTATTTACGCAGCACAGGGACAAGATGTTGCAGATAAGCACCTTGAGATCATCGTTCGACAGATGTTTAGTCGTGTTCAGATCGAAGATCCAGGTGACAGCGCATTTGTAACTGGCGACATTGTCAGTAAAGCATCTGTCGTTGAAGCGAACGCGAAACTTGTCGAAGAAGGTATGACTGAACTAGTTGGCTACACTCAACTGCTTCTTGGTATTACTAAGGTGTCAATCTGGAGCGATAGCTGGCTATCAGCTGCATCATTCCAGGATACGACTCGTGTATTAATCAACGCTGCCGTCAGTGGCCGCGCTGACCGACTCCATGGCCTAAAGGAGAATGTGATCATTGGTCGCAAGATCCCAGTTGGTACTGGTGCTCGGGACCTCGTTGAAAACGAAGTTTCAGAGGAAGATATCGCAAACGATTTCGAACTCGCAGCCTAG
- the rpsL gene encoding 30S ribosomal protein S12, with protein sequence MPTINQLVRKPRKIAIKKSKSPALGRIHNALKTRYYDQDAPLKRGVCIKVTTKTPKKPNSALRKVARVRLTNGQEVWAYIGGEGHNLQEHAVVLVRGGRVPDLPGVRYHIVRGALDLQGVAKRQQGRSKYGAKKEDK encoded by the coding sequence ATGCCAACAATCAACCAATTGGTGCGAAAACCACGCAAGATTGCTATTAAAAAAAGTAAGTCTCCTGCGCTCGGTCGTATCCACAATGCACTAAAGACTCGTTACTACGATCAAGATGCTCCACTAAAACGTGGCGTATGTATCAAAGTAACGACTAAAACACCTAAGAAACCGAACTCTGCACTTCGTAAAGTCGCTCGTGTGCGTCTTACAAATGGTCAAGAAGTTTGGGCATACATTGGCGGCGAAGGTCATAACCTTCAGGAACACGCTGTTGTGCTTGTTCGTGGTGGCCGTGTTCCAGATCTTCCAGGTGTTCGTTACCACATCGTTCGTGGTGCGCTTGACCTTCAAGGTGTTGCAAAACGCCAACAAGGCCGCTCTAAATATGGCGCTAAAAAGGAGGACAAGTAA
- the rpsG gene encoding 30S ribosomal protein S7, which translates to MPRKVTKSLQRIPGPDRKYQSPMVQRLINKSMIDGKKSIAESAVYSALEIAAKKLDSEDPLEVFERALKNISPNFEVKSRRVGGANYQIPFPVSGHRQLHYAFSWLVQSARGRKGIPYSQRLALEIVDAYNQAGAAYKKKEDTHKMAEANRAFAHFART; encoded by the coding sequence ATGCCTCGTAAAGTAACTAAGTCGCTACAGCGCATTCCAGGTCCAGATCGTAAATATCAGAGTCCAATGGTACAACGACTTATCAACAAATCAATGATTGATGGTAAGAAATCTATCGCTGAGTCAGCAGTTTACTCAGCACTTGAAATAGCTGCAAAAAAACTTGACTCTGAGGATCCACTTGAAGTCTTTGAGCGCGCTCTAAAAAACATCTCACCAAACTTCGAGGTTAAATCTCGTCGTGTTGGTGGCGCAAACTACCAGATTCCATTCCCAGTTTCTGGTCATCGCCAATTACACTATGCATTTAGCTGGTTGGTTCAGTCTGCCCGCGGTCGTAAAGGTATCCCATATTCACAGCGCTTAGCGCTTGAAATTGTTGATGCATACAACCAAGCAGGTGCTGCATACAAGAAAAAAGAAGATACCCACAAAATGGCCGAAGCAAACCGTGCTTTCGCTCACTTTGCTCGAACATAG
- the fusA gene encoding elongation factor G gives MAVKNVPLKDFRNIGIIAHIDAGKTTTTEGILYRTGLTHKIGVVRGDGDGATTDWMAQEKERGITITSAAVTCFWKDHKINIIDTPGHIDFTAEVERSLRVLDGAVTIFDGKMGVEAQSETVWRQANKYGVPRICFINKINQTGGDFYKSLDTIHTRLSKHALPVHLPIGFEKDINGVVDLVDMKAYTYEDYTDHELVQGEIPADMLEKAKNARSLLVEAAVEAEDELFERFLDKGEESITIDELKAALRKRVLAGDFYLVSGGDGRGVIVEKLLDIMVDYLPSPLDVDAIWGVNPKSGDKIERKPAESEPLAGLAFKIATDPFVGKLIFVRVYSGTLTAGSYVLNTATGNKERVGRIVRMHADKREEISSVGTGDIAAVIGLKDTFTGHTLSDVAHPITLENITFPDPPVSIAVEPKTKADQEKMGIALQRLAEEDPTFRVHTDDETGQTIMSGMGELHLDILIDRMKREFNVEANIGEPQVAFRESIKGTSKVQGKHAKQSGGRGQYGDVWVEFEPNEPGKGFEFVDAIKGGVVPQEYRKPVEQGIRETLLGGVIAGYPVVDVKATLYDGSYHDVDSSELAFKLAGAISAREGVKQAKPILLEPVMKVEATTPEEFMGDVIGDLNARRGRIDAMEDLLGGAKLIRAYVPLASMFGYTSDLRSMSQGRAASTMELATYEEVPPNVAQEIIEKRSSK, from the coding sequence ATGGCTGTAAAAAATGTCCCTCTAAAGGACTTTCGTAATATCGGTATTATCGCGCATATTGATGCCGGTAAGACAACGACAACTGAAGGTATTTTGTACCGTACTGGTCTAACTCACAAAATTGGTGTGGTTCGTGGCGATGGCGATGGCGCGACAACTGACTGGATGGCTCAGGAAAAAGAACGTGGAATAACTATTACAAGTGCTGCCGTTACATGTTTTTGGAAAGACCACAAAATTAATATCATCGATACACCTGGTCACATCGACTTTACAGCCGAAGTTGAGCGTTCTCTACGTGTTCTTGACGGTGCCGTAACAATTTTTGACGGTAAGATGGGTGTTGAAGCTCAATCTGAGACTGTTTGGCGACAAGCGAACAAATACGGCGTTCCTCGTATTTGTTTCATCAATAAAATCAACCAAACCGGTGGTGATTTCTATAAATCTCTTGACACAATTCACACACGTCTTAGCAAGCACGCGCTTCCAGTCCATCTTCCTATTGGGTTCGAAAAAGACATCAATGGTGTTGTTGACCTAGTAGATATGAAGGCATACACATATGAAGACTATACTGACCATGAACTTGTTCAAGGTGAGATACCTGCAGATATGCTTGAAAAAGCTAAAAATGCTCGTAGTCTTCTTGTTGAAGCAGCTGTTGAAGCTGAAGATGAGCTATTCGAACGCTTCCTCGATAAGGGTGAAGAGTCGATCACAATCGATGAATTAAAAGCAGCACTTCGAAAACGAGTTCTTGCTGGTGATTTCTACCTGGTAAGCGGCGGTGACGGGCGAGGTGTTATTGTTGAAAAACTACTTGATATCATGGTAGATTATCTTCCATCCCCACTTGATGTCGATGCTATTTGGGGTGTTAACCCTAAGAGTGGCGATAAAATCGAGCGAAAACCTGCTGAGTCTGAACCACTGGCTGGTCTCGCATTCAAAATTGCTACTGACCCATTCGTTGGTAAATTAATCTTTGTACGTGTTTATAGTGGCACACTTACCGCAGGAAGCTATGTTCTTAATACAGCTACAGGCAACAAAGAGCGCGTTGGCCGTATTGTTCGTATGCACGCAGATAAGCGTGAAGAGATTAGTTCAGTTGGTACAGGTGACATCGCTGCAGTTATTGGCCTTAAAGATACATTCACAGGTCACACCCTTTCTGATGTTGCACACCCAATTACACTTGAAAACATTACGTTCCCAGACCCACCTGTTTCAATTGCAGTTGAGCCAAAAACGAAAGCTGACCAGGAAAAAATGGGAATCGCTTTGCAGCGTCTTGCTGAAGAAGATCCAACTTTCCGCGTTCACACCGATGATGAAACAGGACAAACGATTATGTCAGGAATGGGCGAGCTTCACCTAGACATTCTTATTGATCGAATGAAGCGTGAATTTAACGTTGAAGCAAACATCGGTGAGCCACAAGTTGCATTCCGTGAATCTATCAAGGGAACTTCAAAAGTTCAGGGTAAGCACGCGAAACAATCAGGTGGTCGTGGACAATACGGAGACGTTTGGGTTGAATTTGAACCAAACGAACCAGGTAAAGGTTTCGAATTTGTTGATGCTATTAAAGGTGGTGTTGTGCCTCAAGAATATCGCAAACCTGTTGAGCAAGGTATTCGTGAAACATTACTCGGTGGAGTTATTGCTGGTTATCCAGTCGTAGATGTTAAAGCAACACTATATGATGGTAGCTATCACGATGTCGACTCAAGCGAGCTTGCGTTTAAGCTTGCAGGTGCTATCTCAGCACGTGAAGGCGTGAAGCAAGCAAAGCCGATTCTTCTCGAGCCAGTTATGAAAGTTGAAGCAACTACTCCAGAGGAATTCATGGGTGATGTAATCGGTGACCTTAACGCTCGTCGTGGCCGTATTGATGCGATGGAAGATCTTCTTGGTGGCGCTAAACTAATTCGTGCATACGTACCGCTTGCAAGCATGTTTGGCTACACTTCAGACCTTCGCTCAATGAGTCAGGGCCGTGCAGCAAGTACAATGGAACTTGCGACATATGAAGAAGTTCCACCAAATGTAGCTCAAGAAATCATCGAAAAACGTTCAAGTAAATAA